ATCGGCTGGCAGTGGGCGGTGACCCTCACCCGAGCCTCCCGTCAGCGCAAGGTGACCGTCGTCGAGGTCGTGCTGCTGCCCGGCCCCGACGCCATCGTCGCGCCTGCCTGGGTGCCCTACCGCGACCGCCTGCAGCCGGGCGACATGTCGCCCGGCGACCTGTTGCCCGTCTCCGACGACGACCCGCGCCTGGTGCCGACGTACTCCTTCGGTGACGACCCGCTCGACACCGACGAGAAGGCCCAGGTCCGCCAGGTCGCCAAGGACCTCGGCCTCGGCCGGGTCCGGGTGCTCTCGCCCGAGGGCCGCGACGCCGCCGCCGAGCGCTGGTACGACGGCGAGGCCGGCCCCGATGCCCCGATCGCCAAGTCCGCGCCGCACCACTGCTACTCCTGCGGCTTCCTGGTCCGCCTCGGCGGCCCGCTCTCCGAGCTGTTCGGCGTCTGCGCCAACGGTGACGCCAACGACGACGGCCGCGTCGTCGCGCTCCAGCACGGCTGCGGTGGTCATTCCGAGGTGCGCCTCAGCAAGCGGCAGCAGCCGCAGCCGCCCGCCCCGCCGGTGGTCGACACGATCTCGCTGGACGACCTCGAGAAGTTCTGAGCGCCGCCCGCCCTTGTAACTAAGTGTTACAGCGCGAATAGGGGCGCACCAGCACCCGGGTAGTGGCCACACCGCCCAGGTAGATGCTGAACGCCGATCGTGCGTGGGCGAGGGTGCTCGATGCATCTCGGACGCGTCTACCCGGGTGCTGTTGCTACCTCCCGGGCGCTGCTGCACCGGAATTCGTGCTGTAACACTTAGTTACAAGGGCGGTCGGTGTCAGGCCCCGCTGAGAACGGCCACCGAGTAGAGGTCGTCGACCGGGCGCAGGTCGTAACCACCGAACCGGTGCTGCACGACCAGCCCGGCGGCGGCGACGTCGGCCAGGAACTCCTCCGGCGCATAGACGCGCGCGGTCGAGGGTCCCTGCTGCAGGTGGAAGCCGACCAGGATCCGTCCGCCCGGCGCGAGCAGTGAGCCCAGCCGGCGGAGCACGGCGACCTCGGTGTCCTCGGCGACGAAGGTGAGCACGTTGCCGACACAGACGACGAGGTCGTAGGCGAGGGGAGCGCCGGCGGCGGCGAGTGCCTCGGGGGTGAGGGCGAGGATCTCCAGGGGCACGACCGGCAGGTCCGGGAAGGTACGACGCGACTGGGCCACGAGCGCCGGGTCGGGCTCGGCGGCGGTGACGTCGTGCCCGAGGGAGAGCAGGTGGGCGCCGATGCGGCCCATGCCGGAGCCGGCGTCGAGGATGGTCGCACCGCGCTCGACGAGGGTGTCGGCCAGGCGGGCCTCGCCGACCACGTCGGCGCCGTCGGCGATCAGCTCGGCGAACCGCTCGCCGTACCCCACCGTCTTCGCGCCGCCCAGCGCCCACCGGGTGGGCGGCAGGGGAGCCTCAGTCATCGGCGTCGAGGTCCCGCTCGGCGCGGACCTGGCGGCGGCGCTTGCAGTACTCCGAGCCGAGCAGGCCCAGGCCCACGCCGGTCAGGCACATCCACAGCAGCCAGGTGCGCCCGTCCTCCTCGAGGCGGCCGTAGAACGGCAGCAGGCCGACGAAGGCGACGAGGAACAGCACGGTGCCGACCTGGACGGTCCGGACGCCGTCGACGTCGAGCGGCTCGACGGGGGCGATCAGGTAGGTCCGGTTGCCGAACTCGTGCTGGGTCGGCTGGTCGTCACGGAGCTCCACGCCAAGAACTCTACTCCGCGAGGAATGATTACCGAAGGTAATGACTTATGCTAACGACATGCCGACTCTGGAGAAGCACGTGCGCAGCAACGCGGGGCTCGCGACCGAGCTCCGGTTCGCCGTCATGCGCCTACGCCGCCGGCTCGCCCGCGAGCGGCACCCCGACAACGACCTCAGCGTGTCGTCGATGGCGGTGCTCTACGCCCTCAACCGTCACGGCGACCTCGCGGTCGGCGCGCTCGCCGCGCGCGAGCAGGTGCAGCCCCCGAGCATGACCCGCACCGTGACCGCGCTGGCCGACGCCGGCCTGGTCGAGCGGTGCGCCCACCCGAGCGACGGACGACAGGTGGTCGTCCGGATCACCGACGACGGCCGCGCGGTCGTCGCCGCCGACCTCACCCGCCGTGACCGCTGGCTCTCGCGCCGCCTCGAGGACCTGAGCGCCGAGGATCGCGACGTGCTGCGCCGCGCGGCCCCCATCCTGCAGCGCCTCGCCGAGGCCGAGACCGACTGACCCGAAGGAGATCCCACGAGCCCCCGATTCCGCTCCCTGTCCCACCCCAACTACCGGCTCTACTTCGCCGGCAGCCTCGTCTCCAACGTCGGGACGTGGATGCAGCGCGTCGCGCAGGACTGGCTGGTCCTGACCATCCCCGGCAACGGCGGCGCCGCGCTCGGCATCACGACCGGCCTCCAGTTCCTGCCGGTGCTGCTGCTCTCGCCGTACGCCGGGGTGGTGGCCGACCGCATCTCCAAGCGCGTCCTGCTCCAGGTGACGCAGGCGATGATGGCCCTCGCCTCGCTCGCGCTCGGCCTGATCGCGGTGCTCGGTGTCGCCCAGACCTGGCACGTCTACGTCATCGCGTTCGTCTTCGGCATCGGCGCGGCGTTCGACGCCCCCGCCCGGCAGGCCTTCGTCTCCGAGATGGTCGGCGCCGACGACGTGACCAACGCCGTGAGCCTCAACTCCGCCGCGTTCAACGCCGCCCGGCTGATCGGGCCCGGCCTGGCCGGTCTGCTGATCGGCTTCGGCGGGGGTGGGATGCGCGCCACCGGCTGGGTCATCCTCGCCAACGCGCTGTCCTACCTGGCCGTGATCGCCCAGC
The genomic region above belongs to Nocardioides sp. QY071 and contains:
- a CDS encoding DUF3027 domain-containing protein yields the protein MSTLERKLTDAATADAVDAARAALLEEVDAGDVGDHTGHQVDGLRVVTHLFECTRKGYIGWQWAVTLTRASRQRKVTVVEVVLLPGPDAIVAPAWVPYRDRLQPGDMSPGDLLPVSDDDPRLVPTYSFGDDPLDTDEKAQVRQVAKDLGLGRVRVLSPEGRDAAAERWYDGEAGPDAPIAKSAPHHCYSCGFLVRLGGPLSELFGVCANGDANDDGRVVALQHGCGGHSEVRLSKRQQPQPPAPPVVDTISLDDLEKF
- a CDS encoding MarR family transcriptional regulator; the protein is MPTLEKHVRSNAGLATELRFAVMRLRRRLARERHPDNDLSVSSMAVLYALNRHGDLAVGALAAREQVQPPSMTRTVTALADAGLVERCAHPSDGRQVVVRITDDGRAVVAADLTRRDRWLSRRLEDLSAEDRDVLRRAAPILQRLAEAETD
- a CDS encoding class I SAM-dependent methyltransferase, with amino-acid sequence MTEAPLPPTRWALGGAKTVGYGERFAELIADGADVVGEARLADTLVERGATILDAGSGMGRIGAHLLSLGHDVTAAEPDPALVAQSRRTFPDLPVVPLEILALTPEALAAAGAPLAYDLVVCVGNVLTFVAEDTEVAVLRRLGSLLAPGGRILVGFHLQQGPSTARVYAPEEFLADVAAAGLVVQHRFGGYDLRPVDDLYSVAVLSGA
- a CDS encoding DUF2530 domain-containing protein, translating into MELRDDQPTQHEFGNRTYLIAPVEPLDVDGVRTVQVGTVLFLVAFVGLLPFYGRLEEDGRTWLLWMCLTGVGLGLLGSEYCKRRRQVRAERDLDADD